A DNA window from Mycobacterium sp. IDR2000157661 contains the following coding sequences:
- a CDS encoding AMP-binding protein has translation MTPTPSTNRLTHVAQELWALRQVARTGALTPMPVRHLGTMAQRMRDYGPIGAAVSTAAIRHRSSAALVDERGVLSFADLDARSNALANAWLHRGLRGGDGVAILARNHRGFLDALFAAAKCGARIILLNTDFGPDQIRDVLRREGADMLVHDAEYGASAPADLRLGCVVAWADSAVADSVESLIERSDPGPPVAPRQHAKLVILTSGTTGTPKGASRSQPRSLLPAGGLLSKVPFRARESTECCVPLFHALGFGHVMLALLLGSTMIVRRRFDPQLTLRSLAEHKVTALIAVPVMVRRLIDARSQTLVTRDLSALRIVFVAGSPLGAALCRQALDVFGPVIYNMYGSTEVAYATIATPADLAAEPGCVGRPVPGTVVKLFDDSGGESPPGTTGRIFVGNAIPFDGYTGGGGKEIIDGLLCSGDVGHFDAAGRLFIDGRDDDMIVSGAENVFPAEVEETLASHPAIREVAVIGVPDDEYGQRLRSFVVLRPGATLTDTEVREHVRHRLARFKVPRDVVFVDALPRNATGKVLKRALDTGMG, from the coding sequence ATGACACCGACTCCGTCGACCAACCGCCTGACCCATGTCGCACAGGAACTGTGGGCGCTTCGCCAAGTGGCCCGCACCGGCGCCCTGACGCCGATGCCGGTTCGTCACCTCGGCACCATGGCGCAGCGGATGCGCGACTACGGGCCCATCGGAGCCGCGGTCAGCACGGCGGCGATACGGCACCGGTCCAGTGCCGCGCTCGTCGATGAACGCGGAGTGCTGAGCTTCGCCGACCTCGATGCGCGGTCCAACGCGCTTGCCAACGCTTGGCTTCACCGCGGATTGCGTGGCGGAGACGGCGTGGCGATCCTCGCTCGCAACCACCGTGGCTTCCTCGACGCCTTGTTCGCGGCCGCCAAGTGCGGGGCGCGAATCATTCTGCTCAACACCGACTTCGGCCCGGACCAGATCCGGGACGTGCTGCGGCGGGAAGGCGCCGACATGCTGGTCCACGATGCGGAGTACGGTGCGTCGGCTCCGGCTGATCTTCGGCTGGGCTGCGTCGTCGCCTGGGCCGACTCCGCGGTGGCCGACTCGGTGGAATCGCTGATCGAGCGCAGCGATCCGGGCCCACCGGTCGCGCCGAGACAGCATGCGAAGTTGGTGATCCTCACCAGCGGAACCACCGGGACACCGAAAGGCGCGTCCCGGTCCCAGCCCCGCTCGCTTCTCCCGGCGGGTGGACTGCTGAGCAAGGTGCCGTTCCGGGCGCGAGAGAGCACCGAGTGTTGCGTTCCGCTGTTCCACGCGTTGGGCTTCGGGCATGTGATGCTCGCGCTGCTGCTGGGATCGACCATGATCGTCCGTCGGCGATTCGACCCGCAACTGACTCTGCGCAGCCTGGCCGAACACAAAGTCACGGCCCTGATCGCGGTTCCGGTCATGGTGCGTCGCTTGATCGACGCGCGATCGCAAACACTGGTCACTCGCGACCTGTCCGCGTTGCGGATCGTCTTCGTCGCGGGATCGCCGCTGGGCGCTGCGCTGTGCCGACAGGCGCTCGACGTCTTCGGCCCGGTGATCTACAACATGTACGGTTCCACCGAGGTTGCCTACGCCACGATCGCCACACCCGCCGATCTCGCGGCTGAACCCGGATGCGTGGGCCGCCCCGTGCCGGGCACGGTGGTCAAACTCTTCGACGACAGCGGCGGCGAATCACCACCCGGCACCACTGGCCGCATCTTCGTCGGCAACGCCATCCCGTTCGACGGCTACACCGGTGGCGGCGGCAAGGAGATCATCGACGGTCTGCTCTGCAGCGGCGACGTCGGGCATTTCGACGCCGCCGGCCGACTTTTCATCGACGGCCGCGACGACGACATGATCGTCTCGGGCGCAGAGAATGTGTTCCCCGCCGAAGTCGAGGAGACGCTGGCATCACACCCGGCGATCCGGGAAGTCGCGGTGATCGGCGTGCCCGACGACGAGTACGGCCAACGGCTGCGCAGCTTCGTCGTGCTGCGGCCCGGCGCCACCCTCACCGACACCGAGGTCCGCGAGCATGTGCGGCACCGCCTGGCGCGGTTCAAGGTGCCCCGAGACGTGGTGTTCGTCGACGCCCTGCCCCGCAACGCGACCGGGAAGGTGCTCAAACGAGCCCTGGACACCGGCATGGGATGA
- a CDS encoding aldehyde dehydrogenase, translated as MATDLLIDGALVPGGGGTFSTVNPATEDVLGEAADGDTRDMDRAITAARAAFDETDWSRDSDFRVSCLRQLHEALNAEIQTLRDITVAEAGAPITMTHAGHLETPVNDLTFVADTAENYSWRTDLGEATPLGIKTRRTIAREPVGVVGAITPWNFPHQINLAKLGPALAAGNTVVLKPAPDTPWCAAEIGRIIAEKTDFPPGVVNIVTSSDHRLGAQLAEDARVDMVSFTGSTATGRTVMAAASQTIKKVFLELGGKSAFLVLDDADLAAACAVAVFTVTTHAGQGCALTTRLVVPRGRYDEAVDACAATMTHVHVGDPRDPATVCGPLISARQRARVQGYLELATQEGGRFACGGGRPADLSRGFFIAPTVIAGLDNSSRVAREEIFGPVLTVIAHDGDDDAVRIANDSPYGLSGTVFSSDDEHAHAVAARLRVGTVNVNGGVWYAADAPFGGYKQSGIGREMGLAGFEEYTEIKLIATGAS; from the coding sequence ATGGCCACCGACCTGTTGATCGACGGTGCTCTCGTGCCCGGCGGAGGGGGCACCTTCAGCACGGTCAATCCCGCCACCGAAGACGTTCTCGGTGAGGCGGCCGACGGTGACACGCGCGACATGGACCGCGCCATCACCGCCGCCCGAGCCGCTTTCGACGAGACGGATTGGAGCCGAGACAGCGATTTCCGGGTGTCATGCCTGCGTCAACTCCATGAAGCGTTGAACGCCGAGATCCAGACGCTGCGCGACATCACCGTCGCGGAGGCGGGCGCGCCGATAACGATGACCCACGCAGGACATCTCGAGACCCCGGTCAACGACCTGACCTTCGTTGCCGACACAGCGGAGAACTATTCGTGGAGGACGGATCTCGGGGAAGCCACGCCACTGGGGATCAAGACACGGCGCACAATCGCGCGTGAGCCGGTAGGCGTGGTGGGCGCCATCACGCCCTGGAACTTCCCGCATCAGATCAATCTGGCTAAGCTAGGGCCGGCGCTCGCGGCCGGCAACACGGTGGTGCTCAAGCCCGCGCCCGACACACCATGGTGTGCCGCCGAAATCGGCCGGATCATCGCCGAGAAGACCGACTTCCCGCCGGGTGTGGTCAACATCGTCACGTCCAGCGATCACCGTCTCGGCGCTCAACTCGCCGAGGACGCACGCGTCGACATGGTGTCCTTCACCGGCTCCACCGCCACCGGCCGGACGGTGATGGCGGCCGCATCGCAGACCATCAAGAAGGTGTTCCTGGAGTTGGGCGGCAAGTCCGCGTTCCTGGTGCTCGACGACGCGGACTTGGCGGCAGCCTGCGCGGTGGCCGTGTTCACCGTCACCACTCACGCCGGCCAGGGGTGCGCGTTGACGACTCGGCTGGTGGTGCCCCGCGGACGCTACGACGAAGCGGTCGATGCGTGCGCCGCGACGATGACCCACGTTCATGTAGGCGATCCCCGTGATCCAGCGACAGTCTGCGGCCCGTTGATCTCAGCCCGGCAACGTGCTCGGGTGCAGGGCTACCTCGAGCTCGCGACGCAGGAGGGCGGCCGGTTCGCCTGCGGCGGTGGTCGACCGGCTGATCTCAGCAGAGGCTTCTTCATCGCGCCGACCGTGATCGCGGGGCTGGACAACAGTTCCCGGGTAGCGCGCGAGGAGATCTTCGGGCCGGTGCTGACGGTGATCGCGCACGATGGCGACGACGATGCTGTGCGCATCGCCAACGACTCCCCGTACGGGTTGTCCGGCACAGTGTTCAGTTCCGATGATGAGCACGCGCACGCGGTCGCCGCTCGGCTGCGGGTCGGCACGGTGAATGTCAACGGCGGCGTGTGGTACGCGGCGGACGCACCCTTCGGGGGCTACAAACAATCCGGGATCGGTCGCGAGATGGGCCTCGCCGGGTTCGAGGAGTACACGGAGATCAAACTCATTGCGACCGGCGCTTCCTGA
- a CDS encoding flavin-containing monooxygenase yields the protein MTDLDKGFDADALRAKYAQERRRRLREDGIGQYVEMAGAFAGFAEDPWADPAFARAPLTDEVDVAIVGAGFGGLLTAARLREHGVDRVRLIDKAADVGGTWYWNRYPGIACDVESYVYMPLLEEVGYVPTEKYAKGPEILAHCRRIAEHYDLYRDACLQTEVTEIRWNAGDSRWLISTDRGDAISARFVAMANGYLHKPKLPGIAGIKTFRGHAFHTSRWDYSYTGGALEGLADKRVGIIGTGATAIQCVPKLAGSARHLFVFQRTPSTVDVRANRPTDPRWSAGLEPGWQRRRIENFQLLTNGGEADEDLVDDAWTSITKRLPVMRQDGAKHLTPAQRAEAAEHADFAKMAEIRARIDAIVEDRATAEALKPWYGYYCKRPCFHDEYLQAFNNDHVTLVDTGGRGVERITERGVVVDGVEYEIDCLIFATGFEVGTDYKQRTGFEVIGRDGLTLTDKWSDGVRTFHGLHVHGFPNCFVESIAQSGFTVNFPYLLDIQAHHVAWIIATALSRGIVEVESSASAEAEWVTTVMQRSGMVAERRKACTPGYYNREGRVDTRTQQGSFFIGGPTEYADILESWRARGEFDGVDVRTHEGAASE from the coding sequence ATGACCGACCTCGACAAGGGCTTCGATGCCGATGCCCTGCGCGCGAAGTATGCGCAGGAACGCCGGCGGCGGCTGCGCGAGGACGGCATCGGACAGTACGTCGAGATGGCGGGTGCCTTCGCTGGATTCGCCGAAGACCCCTGGGCGGATCCCGCTTTCGCGCGAGCACCGCTGACTGATGAGGTCGACGTCGCGATCGTGGGGGCCGGTTTCGGCGGCCTACTCACCGCGGCGCGGCTGCGAGAACACGGCGTGGATCGGGTGCGGTTGATCGACAAAGCCGCTGACGTGGGTGGTACCTGGTATTGGAATCGGTATCCGGGGATCGCCTGCGACGTGGAGTCCTACGTCTACATGCCGTTGCTCGAGGAAGTCGGCTACGTACCGACCGAAAAGTATGCCAAGGGCCCGGAGATACTGGCTCACTGCCGGCGGATCGCCGAGCACTACGACTTGTACCGCGATGCGTGCCTGCAGACGGAGGTGACCGAGATTCGGTGGAACGCCGGGGACTCCCGCTGGCTCATCTCCACCGACCGTGGCGACGCGATCAGCGCCCGATTCGTCGCCATGGCCAACGGATACCTGCACAAGCCCAAACTGCCCGGCATCGCCGGCATCAAGACGTTCCGCGGGCACGCCTTTCATACCAGCCGCTGGGATTACAGCTACACCGGAGGTGCACTCGAAGGCTTGGCCGACAAGCGGGTCGGGATCATCGGTACCGGCGCCACCGCTATCCAGTGCGTGCCCAAGCTCGCCGGATCAGCCCGCCACCTGTTCGTCTTTCAACGCACACCGTCGACTGTCGACGTACGGGCCAACCGGCCGACCGACCCGCGATGGTCCGCCGGTCTGGAGCCCGGCTGGCAGCGGCGACGTATCGAGAACTTCCAGTTGCTCACCAACGGAGGCGAAGCCGACGAAGACCTGGTCGATGACGCTTGGACCAGCATCACCAAGCGGCTCCCGGTGATGCGTCAGGACGGGGCGAAACACCTGACCCCCGCGCAGCGCGCCGAGGCGGCCGAACACGCCGACTTCGCGAAGATGGCGGAGATCAGAGCGCGAATCGATGCCATCGTGGAAGACCGCGCCACGGCCGAGGCGCTCAAGCCGTGGTACGGCTACTACTGCAAGCGACCCTGCTTCCATGATGAGTACCTCCAGGCGTTCAACAACGATCATGTGACCCTTGTCGATACCGGCGGCCGCGGAGTCGAGCGCATCACTGAGAGGGGTGTCGTCGTCGACGGGGTTGAATACGAGATCGACTGTCTCATCTTCGCGACCGGCTTCGAAGTGGGCACTGATTACAAGCAGCGCACAGGTTTCGAGGTCATCGGCCGCGACGGCCTGACGCTGACCGACAAATGGTCGGACGGCGTCCGCACGTTCCATGGTTTGCACGTCCATGGGTTCCCGAATTGCTTCGTGGAAAGCATTGCTCAGTCCGGATTCACGGTGAACTTTCCCTATCTGCTCGACATCCAGGCGCACCATGTCGCCTGGATCATCGCGACGGCCCTCTCCCGCGGAATTGTCGAGGTCGAGTCCTCCGCATCGGCCGAGGCCGAGTGGGTCACCACCGTCATGCAGCGATCGGGAATGGTCGCTGAGCGCCGAAAAGCCTGCACACCGGGGTATTACAACCGTGAAGGCCGTGTCGACACTCGGACGCAGCAGGGATCGTTCTTCATCGGCGGCCCGACCGAGTACGCCGACATCCTGGAGTCGTGGCGTGCCCGTGGCGAGTTCGACGGTGTCGACGTCCGGACCCACGAAGGAGCGGCGAGCGAGTGA